In Pleurocapsa sp. PCC 7319, the following are encoded in one genomic region:
- a CDS encoding histidine phosphatase family protein has product MNHVSPSPVISLPDSQSTTTTKVILVRHARTNYNEQGRYQGSSDASVLTAKGHKDAYRTGLALQQFSFDAIYTSPLTRVQQTTQEITFALQQTADNLPTVITEPKLTEIQMSDWQGLFYQEVKEKFSEAYRCWLETPHLFSFSTSPTISFPVLDLFQQAENFWHQVLEQHRGQTILVVAHGGTNRALISTAIGLNPEHYHSLQQSNCGISCLEFSHTNYSSGKLSFLNVTDHLSEDLPKLKAGNTGWRWLLLSNQVPENLLDSSALPRFVNRDLINCILTDNSQMSEHLANKLLKFGKQTIHLSVSQDCFLESWQQTIFNRQQLNYDSKPASLITGLIIAPEKLLSQIVRKTLGIATPLEIANHLSVIHYPHGKRQSILQGVLPINNSHLADKLNNNQYAVNNL; this is encoded by the coding sequence ATGAACCATGTTTCTCCTTCCCCTGTCATCTCTCTTCCAGATTCTCAATCAACAACAACCACTAAAGTCATTTTGGTTCGCCATGCTCGCACCAACTATAATGAGCAGGGTCGATATCAAGGCAGTAGTGACGCCTCAGTACTAACAGCTAAAGGACATAAAGATGCCTATCGAACTGGATTAGCTTTACAACAATTTTCTTTTGATGCGATATACACTAGCCCTTTAACTAGGGTGCAACAAACAACTCAAGAAATTACTTTTGCTTTACAGCAAACAGCTGATAATCTGCCCACTGTGATTACTGAGCCGAAATTGACTGAGATTCAGATGTCTGATTGGCAGGGATTATTCTACCAAGAAGTGAAAGAAAAATTTTCTGAAGCTTATCGTTGTTGGCTAGAAACACCCCATCTTTTTTCTTTTAGTACTAGCCCTACTATTTCTTTTCCTGTATTAGATTTATTCCAACAAGCAGAAAATTTTTGGCACCAGGTTTTAGAACAGCATCGAGGTCAAACTATTCTAGTTGTGGCTCATGGGGGGACAAATCGGGCATTGATTAGCACAGCCATTGGATTAAACCCTGAGCATTATCACAGTTTACAACAATCTAATTGCGGAATCAGTTGTTTAGAATTTTCACACACGAATTATAGTAGTGGTAAATTAAGCTTTCTCAATGTAACCGATCATCTCAGTGAGGATTTACCCAAGCTCAAGGCGGGAAACACAGGCTGGAGATGGCTATTATTGTCCAATCAAGTTCCAGAAAATTTACTAGATTCGTCTGCTTTACCCAGGTTCGTCAATCGAGATTTAATTAATTGTATCTTGACAGACAATTCTCAAATGTCAGAACATTTAGCTAATAAACTGCTTAAGTTTGGTAAACAGACAATACATTTATCAGTATCTCAAGATTGCTTTCTCGAAAGCTGGCAACAGACAATTTTTAACCGACAACAGCTCAACTATGATTCCAAACCAGCCAGTTTAATCACTGGTTTGATTATTGCACCAGAAAAACTACTCTCTCAAATTGTCCGTAAAACTTTAGGTATCGCTACTCCTTTAGAAATAGCTAATCACCTTAGCGTAATTCATTATCCCCACGGCAAACGACAATCTATACTGCAGGGTGTATTGCCAATTAATAATAGCCATCTAGCTGATAAATTAAATAATAATCAATATGCTGTAAATAATTTATGA
- a CDS encoding glycosyltransferase, whose translation MKNTKTICLTAQEFPPDIGGVGVSAKRIALLLKDLGYRVHIAVFRAVFRKERKLAVAGEFQRSYCRTSEQDGIIVHRLQPAIRSTVARDQDYLMDIYGQLTALHKKYQFDVLHAFFINETGFLTTMLAKENNLPVINSVRGADLHKHIFDCQQQKQIAWILENSSWTTFVSQDLMQRARLFTPAVTYKSSAFLNSIAPVDFDNLPTPSLVNQLQGTVIGTVGNFRDKKGIEYLLDACQKLEAEFTLLFVGDFVAKERQYWLRELANSGLEDKIIITGKISRQEALAYLPHMDIFALPSLNDGCPNALLEAMLAKKAIVGTNVDAIGEIIEDGINGLLVNPYSSQELQAAIAKLIAQPLLRQTFGKSAKQKVIQELNPSVEQANWDEIYHNVLLSKSQLQRAVVTV comes from the coding sequence ATGAAAAATACTAAAACAATTTGCTTAACTGCCCAAGAATTCCCTCCCGATATTGGTGGTGTAGGTGTGTCTGCTAAACGTATTGCTCTATTATTAAAAGACTTGGGTTATCGAGTTCACATAGCAGTTTTCCGTGCAGTTTTTCGTAAAGAAAGAAAATTAGCAGTCGCCGGAGAGTTCCAACGTTCCTATTGTCGGACTAGCGAACAAGATGGTATTATTGTTCATCGTCTTCAACCGGCTATTCGTTCTACTGTAGCCCGCGATCAAGATTATTTAATGGATATTTATGGGCAGTTAACCGCTCTTCATAAAAAATATCAATTTGACGTGCTACACGCCTTTTTTATTAACGAAACTGGTTTTTTAACCACTATGTTAGCTAAAGAAAATAATCTGCCAGTAATTAATAGTGTTCGTGGTGCAGATTTGCACAAACATATTTTTGATTGTCAGCAACAAAAGCAAATTGCTTGGATTTTGGAGAATTCATCTTGGACTACTTTCGTCAGTCAAGATTTGATGCAACGTGCTAGATTATTCACTCCTGCTGTTACCTATAAGTCGTCTGCTTTTCTTAATTCGATCGCACCTGTAGATTTTGACAATTTACCTACTCCATCATTAGTAAATCAATTACAAGGTACAGTTATTGGTACAGTAGGTAATTTCCGTGACAAAAAAGGAATTGAATACTTGTTAGATGCTTGTCAGAAATTAGAAGCCGAATTTACTCTTTTATTTGTCGGCGATTTTGTGGCTAAAGAAAGACAATATTGGTTAAGAGAATTAGCAAATAGTGGCTTAGAAGACAAAATTATAATTACCGGAAAAATTAGCCGCCAAGAAGCTCTAGCTTATTTACCACACATGGATATCTTTGCCCTTCCTTCTCTTAACGATGGATGTCCTAATGCTTTACTAGAGGCTATGTTAGCTAAAAAAGCCATAGTGGGAACTAACGTTGATGCTATTGGAGAAATTATTGAAGATGGCATCAATGGTCTATTGGTTAACCCCTATAGCAGTCAAGAATTACAAGCTGCGATCGCTAAATTAATTGCTCAGCCTTTGCTCAGACAAACTTTTGGTAAATCAGCAAAACAAAAAGTCATTCAAGAATTAAATCCTAGTGTTGAACAAGCTAACTGGGATGAAATTTATCATAATGTTTTGTTAAGTAAAAGTCAGCTTCAAAGAGCAGTAGTCACAGTCTAA
- a CDS encoding ABC transporter ATP-binding protein — translation MKKKKRLQDLKQQLSSVRRVLKHFSPQISQQGGLITVSFIALLLETGFRILEPWPLKFIFDEIIFKEFQVESLQVPFLDNFNVITLLTFLVLALIVTALLRGTMAYVSTAGMAVAATRVMSEVRANLYSHIQSLSLSFHHKAKTGDLITRVTYDIERLREVTVVAALPLLINNLTMAGMLAVMMWLNLQLALIAVIIFPLFLMTTTIMSKRIHQVAKKQRQREGVMAATAAEAIGAIKVVQALSLQSMIERNFAIQNQKSLNESAQTQKLRAGQERTVEVLVAIGTACVLWRGVMLVREGTVTPGDLLVFITYLKVAFKPMRQLAKYTGQIAKAIASGERIVDLLEIVPEVRDSRWAEPAHSFRGIVEFRQVSFAYENQSNSLNNLSLTVLPGQKVALVGASGGGKSTLVSLILRLYDPQEGQVLIDGQNIKNYTLDSLRKQISIVLQDSILFAASIRDNIAYGCAKATNREVEAAARLANAHDFIMALPEGYDTEVGERGATLSGGQRQRIAIARAAIRNAPIVILDEPTVGLDNRSEQIVTEALERLTETSTTFLITHDLRTAKNADQIFYLEGGKIVERGTHQQLMSQGQNYSTLYRLQQTVQYR, via the coding sequence ATGAAGAAGAAAAAGCGTCTTCAGGATCTCAAACAACAATTATCAAGTGTTAGGCGTGTACTTAAGCATTTTTCTCCGCAGATTAGCCAACAAGGAGGATTAATCACTGTTTCTTTCATTGCATTATTGCTAGAAACGGGGTTTCGTATCCTCGAACCTTGGCCGCTCAAATTTATTTTTGATGAAATTATCTTTAAAGAATTCCAAGTTGAATCTTTACAAGTTCCTTTTTTAGACAACTTTAATGTCATTACCTTATTAACTTTTTTGGTTCTGGCTTTAATTGTCACTGCTCTGTTACGAGGCACAATGGCTTATGTCAGTACGGCAGGAATGGCAGTAGCTGCAACTAGAGTAATGAGTGAAGTTCGAGCTAATTTGTACTCTCATATTCAAAGCCTTTCTCTTTCTTTCCATCACAAAGCCAAAACAGGTGATTTAATCACTCGCGTCACCTACGATATTGAAAGACTCAGAGAAGTAACTGTCGTAGCTGCGTTACCTTTGCTCATTAATAACTTAACTATGGCAGGGATGTTGGCAGTAATGATGTGGCTAAATTTGCAGTTAGCCTTAATTGCGGTGATTATCTTTCCCTTGTTTTTAATGACCACCACCATCATGAGTAAACGTATTCATCAGGTTGCCAAAAAACAACGGCAACGGGAAGGGGTGATGGCAGCTACAGCAGCCGAAGCAATTGGGGCAATTAAAGTTGTTCAAGCTTTATCTCTGCAATCGATGATTGAACGAAACTTTGCCATCCAAAATCAAAAAAGCCTGAATGAAAGTGCGCAAACTCAAAAGTTAAGGGCAGGACAGGAACGTACAGTAGAAGTATTAGTGGCGATCGGAACTGCTTGTGTTCTCTGGCGCGGGGTAATGTTAGTCAGAGAGGGAACCGTTACTCCTGGGGATTTGCTGGTTTTTATTACTTACCTCAAAGTAGCTTTTAAACCGATGCGCCAACTGGCAAAATATACTGGGCAAATTGCTAAAGCGATCGCTTCGGGAGAGAGAATTGTCGATCTATTGGAAATAGTACCAGAAGTTAGAGACTCTAGATGGGCGGAGCCGGCTCATTCTTTTCGAGGCATAGTGGAATTTCGTCAAGTTAGTTTTGCCTACGAAAACCAATCTAATAGTCTTAATAATCTTTCTCTAACAGTTTTGCCAGGGCAAAAAGTAGCTCTAGTAGGAGCATCTGGAGGGGGAAAATCTACTTTAGTAAGTTTAATTTTACGTCTTTACGATCCCCAAGAAGGTCAAGTTTTAATTGACGGACAAAATATTAAGAACTATACTCTCGATTCTCTGAGAAAACAAATCAGTATTGTTCTGCAGGACAGTATTTTATTTGCCGCCAGCATCAGGGATAATATTGCCTACGGTTGTGCCAAGGCAACTAATAGAGAGGTGGAAGCTGCTGCCCGGTTAGCTAATGCCCACGACTTTATCATGGCACTCCCAGAAGGTTACGATACTGAGGTGGGAGAAAGAGGGGCAACTCTCTCTGGAGGACAAAGACAACGTATTGCGATCGCCCGTGCCGCTATTCGTAATGCTCCAATTGTAATTCTTGACGAACCAACAGTTGGACTCGATAATCGTAGCGAACAAATTGTAACCGAGGCTTTAGAGCGTCTAACTGAAACCTCGACTACCTTTTTGATTACCCACGATTTAAGAACCGCCAAAAATGCCGACCAAATCTTTTATCTTGAAGGCGGGAAGATTGTCGAACGAGGAACTCATCAGCAATTAATGAGCCAAGGTCAAAACTACTCTACTCTTTACCGATTACAACAAACAGTTCAATATCGTTAG
- a CDS encoding SDR family oxidoreductase, producing MDTYLVTGANRGIGLEYCRQLTERGNNVIAVCRSASDELENLGISIETDVDITSPESIAHLVKRLDGQLIDVLINNAGIVERVSLESLDFNSIRRQFEVNALGPLRLTQALLPNLKKGSKIIMMTSRMGSIDDNTSGGSYGYRMSKVALSMAGKSLAHDLRSKEIAVAILHPGLVKTRMTGFTDSGITPEQSVKGLLARIDELNLENTGTFWHSNGEILPW from the coding sequence ATGGATACTTATTTAGTAACAGGGGCAAATCGAGGTATTGGCTTAGAATATTGTCGTCAACTTACCGAGAGAGGAAACAATGTGATAGCTGTTTGTCGCTCGGCTTCAGACGAATTAGAAAATTTAGGCATTTCGATAGAAACGGATGTAGATATTACCTCCCCTGAATCGATTGCTCACTTAGTCAAAAGACTTGATGGTCAATTAATTGACGTTTTGATTAACAACGCTGGTATTGTCGAACGGGTTAGTCTTGAAAGTCTAGATTTTAATAGCATCCGCAGACAATTTGAAGTTAACGCCCTCGGTCCACTACGACTTACTCAAGCTTTGCTGCCCAATTTAAAAAAAGGCTCAAAAATTATCATGATGACTAGCCGTATGGGTTCAATTGATGATAATACGAGTGGCGGCTCTTATGGTTATCGAATGTCAAAGGTGGCTTTGTCAATGGCGGGGAAATCTTTAGCTCATGACTTGAGATCAAAAGAGATTGCTGTTGCTATCCTCCATCCAGGGTTAGTAAAGACTCGTATGACTGGTTTTACTGACTCTGGCATTACACCAGAACAATCAGTTAAAGGACTTCTAGCTCGGATTGACGAATTAAATCTAGAAAATACGGGAACTTTTTGGCATTCTAATGGTGAAATTTTACCTTGGTAA
- a CDS encoding glycosyltransferase family 2 protein has translation MNQVDVTLVVVPRERFSYSRESLESIYQCTDHPFSLVYIDGNSPEKIKQYLEQKAVENQFKLIRTEQYLSPNQARNIGLKHVKTKYLVFLDNDIHVSPGWLKKLIKCAEERDADVVAPLVCIGQKLHSKIHLAGGEARIVLEVKNNKMKRKVHEKHYFVNRLVAEVKDQLQQRRCEFAEFHGVLVRTDIFNQIGVLDEKLLSTREHIDFSMSVTAAGGKIYCEPDSVVTYVPDSGFEWSDLTYFMLRWSDAWEVASLEHFSQKWDLPQQDKYFKKRYKRLGQRRHQAFLRPVVRQVSIGGYYTWLEKLLISAERKLNHHITDRALCVASINSAASTQFNRLGKEELIINN, from the coding sequence ATGAATCAAGTAGATGTAACTCTAGTAGTAGTTCCCAGAGAACGTTTTAGCTATAGTCGCGAATCCTTAGAAAGTATTTATCAATGTACTGATCATCCATTTTCTCTAGTATATATTGATGGTAATTCCCCAGAAAAAATTAAACAATATTTAGAGCAAAAAGCAGTAGAAAATCAATTCAAGCTAATTAGAACAGAGCAATATCTTTCTCCTAATCAAGCTAGAAATATTGGTCTTAAGCATGTTAAAACAAAATATTTAGTTTTTCTTGACAATGATATTCACGTCTCACCAGGTTGGCTCAAAAAATTAATTAAATGTGCCGAAGAAAGGGACGCAGACGTAGTTGCTCCCTTGGTTTGTATCGGTCAAAAATTACATTCCAAAATTCATTTGGCAGGGGGAGAAGCGCGAATAGTGTTGGAAGTCAAAAATAACAAAATGAAGCGCAAAGTTCACGAAAAACACTATTTTGTTAATCGTCTCGTCGCCGAAGTTAAAGATCAACTCCAACAGCGACGATGTGAATTTGCCGAGTTCCACGGTGTGTTAGTCCGTACTGATATTTTCAATCAAATCGGCGTACTAGATGAAAAATTACTTAGTACCAGAGAACATATTGATTTTTCCATGTCTGTTACTGCTGCAGGAGGAAAAATTTATTGTGAACCAGATTCAGTCGTTACCTATGTACCCGATTCTGGGTTTGAATGGTCAGATCTTACCTATTTTATGTTGCGTTGGAGCGATGCTTGGGAAGTTGCAAGTTTAGAACATTTCAGTCAAAAGTGGGATTTACCCCAGCAGGATAAATATTTCAAAAAACGTTATAAGCGTCTTGGACAACGCCGCCATCAGGCTTTCTTACGTCCTGTAGTGCGTCAAGTCTCTATTGGTGGCTATTATACCTGGCTGGAAAAATTATTGATCTCAGCCGAAAGGAAATTGAATCATCATATTACTGATCGCGCTTTATGCGTTGCTTCTATTAATAGCGCAGCCTCGACACAGTTCAATCGCCTCGGTAAAGAAGAACTAATAATTAATAATTAA
- a CDS encoding glycosyltransferase family protein produces MKKVMFYCQHSLGMGHLVRSIEVARGLIPYFQVCFINGGQIIEEFEFPPEIEVVNIPALKTDTEFDKLQSVDNDLTLEQVKTTRKEILLSVCDRFKPDILIVELFPFGRKRFDFELIPLLQKAKARKTIVVSSVRDILVTKQNQQEHELRVCNLIDQYFDLVLVHGDPNFIKLEQSFSKINTLKCPVYYTGYVSQPVSQNNVLDKEFFPDKPLILVSVGGGRFGHGLLKCVAQTAPLLKESIPHDIKIFTGPFCPLSLFQRLLKETNNQDNISVELYSSNLLNYMQQADLSISMSGYNTTMNILSTGVKAMMMAFQGNKDQEQETRVKKLASLGRVKMIQNQDLEPEKFTQDIIDYLQHKPAQLNLNLDGAKNTASYLSQISSKSLVTV; encoded by the coding sequence ATGAAAAAAGTCATGTTTTACTGCCAACACAGCCTTGGCATGGGGCATCTAGTTCGTAGTATTGAAGTAGCAAGAGGATTAATCCCCTATTTTCAAGTTTGTTTTATTAATGGTGGTCAGATTATCGAAGAATTTGAGTTTCCGCCAGAAATTGAAGTTGTTAATATCCCTGCATTAAAAACTGATACAGAGTTTGATAAACTCCAGTCTGTAGATAATGATTTAACTTTAGAACAGGTAAAAACTACCAGAAAAGAAATATTATTAAGTGTCTGCGATCGCTTTAAGCCAGATATTTTAATTGTTGAATTATTTCCTTTTGGTAGAAAACGTTTTGATTTTGAGCTAATTCCTTTACTACAAAAAGCCAAAGCGAGAAAAACTATAGTTGTTTCTAGTGTTAGAGATATTTTGGTTACTAAGCAAAACCAACAAGAGCATGAATTAAGAGTATGTAATTTAATAGACCAATATTTTGATCTAGTATTAGTTCATGGCGATCCCAATTTTATAAAATTAGAGCAAAGTTTTTCTAAAATTAATACCCTTAAATGCCCTGTGTATTATACGGGTTATGTATCTCAACCAGTATCACAAAATAATGTCTTAGACAAAGAATTTTTTCCTGATAAACCATTGATCTTAGTGAGCGTTGGTGGAGGTAGATTTGGACATGGCTTATTAAAATGTGTTGCCCAAACTGCACCTTTATTAAAGGAGAGTATTCCTCATGATATCAAGATCTTTACTGGACCTTTTTGTCCACTAAGCTTATTCCAAAGACTGCTTAAAGAAACTAATAATCAAGATAATATTTCTGTGGAATTATATAGTTCTAATTTACTTAATTATATGCAGCAAGCTGATTTGTCTATTAGTATGTCTGGTTACAATACCACGATGAATATATTAAGTACTGGTGTTAAAGCAATGATGATGGCATTTCAAGGTAATAAAGATCAAGAACAAGAAACTCGTGTTAAAAAATTAGCTAGTCTTGGTCGGGTGAAAATGATTCAAAATCAAGATTTAGAACCAGAAAAGTTTACTCAAGATATTATTGATTATTTACAGCACAAACCAGCTCAATTAAATTTGAATTTAGATGGTGCCAAGAATACTGCAAGCTATTTATCTCAGATAAGTAGTAAATCATTAGTAACAGTTTAA
- a CDS encoding glycosyltransferase family protein, translated as MAHVFNSSITIGEYKKIMVYSHDSYGLGNIRRMLAICQYLLKSIPNVSILLVSGSPMLQSFRLPKGLDYIKLPCINRSTSGEIAAKYLNTDVNSTLKLRSEIILATAKNYQPDLVLVDKKPSGIQGELDSTINYLKSNLPATKFVLLLRDILDTPQNTIQQWQQEGYYEKVESIYNRVFVVGMPEIFDLSREYQFGSAITAKVRFCGYLRKESGLKNRRTIRQELGIKPDEKLVLVTPGGGEDGYFLINNYLTGLAQNRERYQNEKIRSLIFCGAEMSPEQQYKIHQQAEKYSHVTVLEFTDDLMSYVNTADAVICMCGYNTITEVLQKGKRAIVVPRIKPGQEQLIRAQSLAKAGLIQMIHPEELEPNLLITTLFNSLDQVPHARSITNLNFGGLPTLTNYLAILLFHSLNINRSQYLAIQTA; from the coding sequence ATGGCTCACGTTTTTAATTCATCTATTACGATAGGCGAATACAAAAAAATAATGGTTTATTCTCACGACTCTTATGGTCTGGGAAATATTCGTAGAATGTTGGCTATTTGCCAGTATTTACTCAAATCAATCCCTAATGTATCAATTTTACTAGTATCAGGCTCACCAATGCTGCAAAGCTTTCGTTTGCCAAAGGGATTGGACTATATTAAACTTCCCTGTATTAATCGAAGTACATCAGGGGAAATAGCAGCTAAATATCTCAATACAGATGTTAATTCTACTCTAAAGCTACGTTCAGAAATTATCTTAGCAACTGCCAAGAACTATCAACCAGATCTAGTTTTAGTAGATAAGAAACCATCAGGTATTCAGGGAGAATTAGATTCGACAATTAATTATCTCAAAAGCAATTTACCAGCAACAAAGTTTGTTTTATTGCTGCGTGATATTCTAGATACTCCACAAAACACGATTCAACAATGGCAGCAAGAAGGTTATTACGAAAAAGTAGAGTCAATCTATAATCGCGTTTTTGTCGTCGGAATGCCAGAAATATTCGATCTTAGTCGTGAGTATCAATTTGGTTCAGCTATTACAGCTAAAGTACGTTTTTGTGGTTATCTGCGCAAGGAATCTGGCTTAAAAAATCGCCGTACCATTCGTCAAGAATTGGGTATTAAACCTGATGAAAAACTAGTTTTAGTTACACCCGGTGGTGGAGAAGATGGCTATTTCCTGATTAATAACTATCTGACTGGATTGGCACAAAATAGAGAACGATACCAGAATGAAAAAATTCGTAGTTTGATTTTTTGTGGTGCTGAAATGTCCCCTGAACAGCAATACAAGATTCATCAGCAAGCGGAAAAATATTCACACGTTACGGTTTTAGAATTTACAGATGATTTGATGAGTTATGTCAACACCGCAGATGCAGTCATTTGTATGTGTGGATACAACACAATTACGGAAGTGTTACAAAAAGGAAAGCGTGCGATTGTAGTTCCCCGGATTAAACCAGGACAAGAACAGTTGATTCGTGCTCAGAGCCTGGCAAAAGCGGGATTAATCCAGATGATTCATCCCGAAGAACTGGAACCCAATTTGCTAATCACAACTCTCTTTAATAGTTTAGATCAAGTTCCTCACGCCAGATCAATTACTAATCTTAACTTTGGAGGACTTCCCACCCTGACTAATTACTTAGCAATACTTTTATTCCATTCTTTAAATATTAACCGCTCTCAATATCTTGCAATTCAGACGGCTTAA
- a CDS encoding IS630 family transposase, translating to MIQIEFSEEEIQQLNYERYHHPHPRVQKKMEVLYLKSRRLSHQEIRRLCQISKTTLVSYVRQYQQGGIEQLKQLNYKGKPSQLNEQVKTIEVYFQEHPPRKVAEAQAKIEELTGIKRNPTQIRAFLYRIGMGCRKVGFVPGKGSDPDKIEEQENFRQQKLEPLLEEAKAGKKAVFFVDAAHFVHRAYLGFIWCFTRIFMRSPSGRKRFNVLGAINAVTKEVVSVTNETYINAETVCELLVHLSELDLDIPITLVLDNARYQKCRFVKDVAGFLGIELLYLPSYSPHLNLIERLWRFVRHECLYSKYYEDFASFKSAIADCIENANTEHQEKLESLLSWNFQSFKKVQISTV from the coding sequence ATGATCCAGATTGAGTTCAGCGAAGAAGAAATTCAACAGCTAAATTACGAACGCTATCATCATCCCCATCCCCGAGTACAAAAGAAGATGGAAGTGCTCTACCTGAAAAGTCGGAGGCTATCCCATCAAGAGATTCGTCGCTTATGCCAAATTAGTAAAACGACCTTAGTTAGCTATGTTCGACAGTATCAGCAAGGAGGAATAGAGCAACTGAAGCAATTGAACTACAAAGGGAAGCCCAGTCAGCTCAATGAGCAGGTCAAAACTATTGAGGTCTACTTCCAGGAGCATCCGCCGCGAAAGGTGGCTGAAGCCCAGGCCAAAATCGAAGAACTCACGGGAATCAAGCGCAATCCCACACAAATTAGGGCTTTTCTCTACCGTATCGGCATGGGCTGTCGAAAGGTGGGCTTTGTCCCTGGCAAAGGGTCAGACCCCGACAAGATTGAAGAGCAAGAAAACTTCCGTCAGCAAAAGCTGGAACCATTACTAGAAGAGGCCAAAGCAGGAAAGAAAGCCGTTTTCTTTGTTGATGCCGCTCACTTTGTCCATCGAGCCTATTTAGGATTCATCTGGTGTTTTACCCGCATATTTATGCGCTCCCCTTCGGGTCGCAAGCGCTTCAATGTCTTGGGAGCGATTAATGCCGTCACTAAAGAAGTGGTGAGCGTCACCAATGAGACCTATATCAATGCCGAAACAGTGTGCGAATTGTTGGTGCATTTGTCTGAGCTAGATTTGGACATTCCGATCACCCTCGTCCTGGATAATGCCCGCTATCAAAAGTGTCGCTTTGTCAAGGATGTAGCTGGCTTTTTGGGGATTGAGCTGTTGTACTTACCCTCCTACTCTCCCCATCTGAACTTAATTGAGAGATTATGGCGCTTTGTGCGCCATGAGTGCTTGTACTCCAAGTACTACGAAGATTTTGCTTCTTTCAAAAGCGCCATTGCCGACTGCATTGAGAACGCCAACACAGAACATCAGGAGAAATTGGAGAGCCTACTGAGTTGGAATTTTCAGTCCTTCAAAAAAGTCCAGATCTCAACCGTCTAG